DNA from Thermomicrobium roseum DSM 5159:
CGCGACATTGACGATCGTCGCATCGACGATGATCATAGCTAGACCGAGGGCGAGCGACGCGAGCCCAAGCCATCGGGTGCGTGGTGCCGCTGTCATCGAAGCGCTCCAATCTTGCCCAAAACTACCAAACACTCACTCTGTTCGACCTGCTCGAATTGTACCACACCGTTTGGGTTCTTGCCCGAATACCTCCCTGGGCACTTCCACGCGAACACTCCGCCGCGGGGTCCATCGTATCCGGGTTTTTGTCCGAATGATCCCTACCCGGTCACTGGTGGGAACGCCAGAAGCGCCCGGTCCGCGCGAGCGCGGTGCGGTCATCGACTAGGCGATCGGGTTGCCCGGATCGGTTGGTTGGTCTGGCTGGAGCAAGATGACCCGTCCATCCGGCTGGATAGCGCCCAGGACAAGCACTTCCGAGGGGAAACCGGCGACCCGTCGGACGGGGAGGTTGACGACCGCGATGATCAGCCGGCCGATGAGATCTTCGGGCGCGTACCAGGGACGGATGGCTGCCGAGGAGCGCTTGACCCCCAGCGGCCCGAAATCGATGGTCAGCTTGTACGATGGTCGGCGTGCCTCCGGAAACTCCTCCACGGCAACGATTCGCCCGACACGCAGATCGACGCGTTGAAAATCGGCGAGCTCGATCGGCGGTTTGGCTTCCATCTCGCCTCCTTTCTTGCGCTGGGAAGCGTACCATCGTATCGGCTGCAGTTAGGTTCGGAGTGTGGCATCGATGCAGTACCGGCGAGAGACGACCGATCCGCAAG
Protein-coding regions in this window:
- a CDS encoding tRNA-binding protein, which gives rise to MEAKPPIELADFQRVDLRVGRIVAVEEFPEARRPSYKLTIDFGPLGVKRSSAAIRPWYAPEDLIGRLIIAVVNLPVRRVAGFPSEVLVLGAIQPDGRVILLQPDQPTDPGNPIA